The following proteins are encoded in a genomic region of Ursus arctos isolate Adak ecotype North America unplaced genomic scaffold, UrsArc2.0 scaffold_32, whole genome shotgun sequence:
- the MECR gene encoding enoyl-[acyl-carrier-protein] reductase, mitochondrial isoform X2: MWGCGVLVRARTRSRLRRELFPAWDRGGFAAAPYSASAERSRVRALVYGHHGDPAKVVELKNQELAAVGGSDVHVKMLAAPINPSDINMIQGNYGLLPKLPAVGGNEGVGQVVAVGGSVTGVKPGDWVIPANAGLGTWRTEAVFSEEALISVPSDLPLQSAATLSVNPCTAYRMLMDFEQLQPGDCVIQNASNSGVGQAVIQIATALGLRTVNVVRDRPDLQKLTDRLKSLGAEHVLTEEELRKHEMKNFFKDMPQPRLALNCVGGKSSTELLRHLAASSFLRISNFEAFGCPSGRRTTVQPSSRS; encoded by the exons ATGTGGGGCTGCGGCGTGCTGGTGAGGGCGCGAACCCGGTCGCGGCTGCGGCGCGAGCTGTTCCCCGCTTGGGACCGCGGCGGGTTTGCCGCCGCCCCCTACTCCGCATCTGCCGAGCGCTCCCGGGTGCGGGCGCTGGTCTATGGGCACCACGGGGACCCAGCCAAGGTCGTCGA ACTGAAGAACCAGGAGCTAGCTGCTGTGGGCGGATCAGACGTCCATGTGAAGATGCTGGCGGCCCCTATCAATCCATCTGACATAAATATGATCCAAG GAAATTATGGCCTCCTTCCCAAGCTGCCTGCTGTTGGAGGGAACGAAGGCGTTGGACAGGTGGTAGCAGTGGGCGGCAGTGTGACTGGGGTGAAGCCAGGAGACTGGGTGATTCCAGCCAACGCCGGTTTGG GAACCTGGCGGACCGAGGCTGTGTTCAGTGAGGAAGCACTGATCAGCGTTCCGAGTGACCTCCCTCTTCAGAGTGCTGCCACCCTGAGCGTCAATCCCTGCACGGCCTACAGGATGTTGATGGACTTTGAGCAGCTGCAGCCAG GAGACTGTGTCATCCAGAATGCGTCCAACAGTGGAGTGGGGCAAGCAGTCATACAGATCGCCACGGCCCTGGGCCTGAGGACTGTCAATGTGGTCCGAGACAG ACCTGACCTCCAGAAGCTGACTGACAGACTGAAGAGTCTGGGAGCCGAGCATGTTCTCACAGAAGAGGAGCTAAGAAAGCATGAGATGAAAAACTTCTTTAAG GACATGCCCCAGCCACGGCTTGCTCTCAACTGTGTTGGCGGGAAAAGCTCCACAGAGCTGCTGCGACACTTAGC AGCCAGCTCATTTTTAAGGATCTCAAACTTCGAGGCTTTTGGTTGTCCCAGTGGAAGAAGGACCACAGTCCAG CCCAGTTCAAGGAGCTGA
- the MECR gene encoding enoyl-[acyl-carrier-protein] reductase, mitochondrial isoform X1 has product MWGCGVLVRARTRSRLRRELFPAWDRGGFAAAPYSASAERSRVRALVYGHHGDPAKVVELKNQELAAVGGSDVHVKMLAAPINPSDINMIQGNYGLLPKLPAVGGNEGVGQVVAVGGSVTGVKPGDWVIPANAGLGTWRTEAVFSEEALISVPSDLPLQSAATLSVNPCTAYRMLMDFEQLQPGDCVIQNASNSGVGQAVIQIATALGLRTVNVVRDRPDLQKLTDRLKSLGAEHVLTEEELRKHEMKNFFKDMPQPRLALNCVGGKSSTELLRHLAPGGTMVTYGGMAKQPVIASVSQLIFKDLKLRGFWLSQWKKDHSPAQFKELILTLCGLIGRGQLTAPACSEVPLQDYHRALEASMQPFVSSKQILTMC; this is encoded by the exons ATGTGGGGCTGCGGCGTGCTGGTGAGGGCGCGAACCCGGTCGCGGCTGCGGCGCGAGCTGTTCCCCGCTTGGGACCGCGGCGGGTTTGCCGCCGCCCCCTACTCCGCATCTGCCGAGCGCTCCCGGGTGCGGGCGCTGGTCTATGGGCACCACGGGGACCCAGCCAAGGTCGTCGA ACTGAAGAACCAGGAGCTAGCTGCTGTGGGCGGATCAGACGTCCATGTGAAGATGCTGGCGGCCCCTATCAATCCATCTGACATAAATATGATCCAAG GAAATTATGGCCTCCTTCCCAAGCTGCCTGCTGTTGGAGGGAACGAAGGCGTTGGACAGGTGGTAGCAGTGGGCGGCAGTGTGACTGGGGTGAAGCCAGGAGACTGGGTGATTCCAGCCAACGCCGGTTTGG GAACCTGGCGGACCGAGGCTGTGTTCAGTGAGGAAGCACTGATCAGCGTTCCGAGTGACCTCCCTCTTCAGAGTGCTGCCACCCTGAGCGTCAATCCCTGCACGGCCTACAGGATGTTGATGGACTTTGAGCAGCTGCAGCCAG GAGACTGTGTCATCCAGAATGCGTCCAACAGTGGAGTGGGGCAAGCAGTCATACAGATCGCCACGGCCCTGGGCCTGAGGACTGTCAATGTGGTCCGAGACAG ACCTGACCTCCAGAAGCTGACTGACAGACTGAAGAGTCTGGGAGCCGAGCATGTTCTCACAGAAGAGGAGCTAAGAAAGCATGAGATGAAAAACTTCTTTAAG GACATGCCCCAGCCACGGCTTGCTCTCAACTGTGTTGGCGGGAAAAGCTCCACAGAGCTGCTGCGACACTTAGC GCCTGGGGGAACCATGGTGACCTACGGGGGAATGGCCAAGCAGCCCGTCATAGCCTCTGTG AGCCAGCTCATTTTTAAGGATCTCAAACTTCGAGGCTTTTGGTTGTCCCAGTGGAAGAAGGACCACAGTCCAG CCCAGTTCAAGGAGCTGATCCTTACGCTGTGCGGTCTCATTGGCCGAGGCCAGCTCACAGCCCCTGCCTGCTCCGAGGTCCCCCTGCAGGACTACCACCGTGCCTTGGAAGCCTCAATGCAGCCGTTCGTGTCTTCAAAGCAGATTCTCACCATGTGCTAA
- the MECR gene encoding enoyl-[acyl-carrier-protein] reductase, mitochondrial isoform X3: MLAAPINPSDINMIQGNYGLLPKLPAVGGNEGVGQVVAVGGSVTGVKPGDWVIPANAGLGTWRTEAVFSEEALISVPSDLPLQSAATLSVNPCTAYRMLMDFEQLQPGDCVIQNASNSGVGQAVIQIATALGLRTVNVVRDRPDLQKLTDRLKSLGAEHVLTEEELRKHEMKNFFKDMPQPRLALNCVGGKSSTELLRHLAPGGTMVTYGGMAKQPVIASVSQLIFKDLKLRGFWLSQWKKDHSPAQFKELILTLCGLIGRGQLTAPACSEVPLQDYHRALEASMQPFVSSKQILTMC; the protein is encoded by the exons ATGCTGGCGGCCCCTATCAATCCATCTGACATAAATATGATCCAAG GAAATTATGGCCTCCTTCCCAAGCTGCCTGCTGTTGGAGGGAACGAAGGCGTTGGACAGGTGGTAGCAGTGGGCGGCAGTGTGACTGGGGTGAAGCCAGGAGACTGGGTGATTCCAGCCAACGCCGGTTTGG GAACCTGGCGGACCGAGGCTGTGTTCAGTGAGGAAGCACTGATCAGCGTTCCGAGTGACCTCCCTCTTCAGAGTGCTGCCACCCTGAGCGTCAATCCCTGCACGGCCTACAGGATGTTGATGGACTTTGAGCAGCTGCAGCCAG GAGACTGTGTCATCCAGAATGCGTCCAACAGTGGAGTGGGGCAAGCAGTCATACAGATCGCCACGGCCCTGGGCCTGAGGACTGTCAATGTGGTCCGAGACAG ACCTGACCTCCAGAAGCTGACTGACAGACTGAAGAGTCTGGGAGCCGAGCATGTTCTCACAGAAGAGGAGCTAAGAAAGCATGAGATGAAAAACTTCTTTAAG GACATGCCCCAGCCACGGCTTGCTCTCAACTGTGTTGGCGGGAAAAGCTCCACAGAGCTGCTGCGACACTTAGC GCCTGGGGGAACCATGGTGACCTACGGGGGAATGGCCAAGCAGCCCGTCATAGCCTCTGTG AGCCAGCTCATTTTTAAGGATCTCAAACTTCGAGGCTTTTGGTTGTCCCAGTGGAAGAAGGACCACAGTCCAG CCCAGTTCAAGGAGCTGATCCTTACGCTGTGCGGTCTCATTGGCCGAGGCCAGCTCACAGCCCCTGCCTGCTCCGAGGTCCCCCTGCAGGACTACCACCGTGCCTTGGAAGCCTCAATGCAGCCGTTCGTGTCTTCAAAGCAGATTCTCACCATGTGCTAA